Within Plasmodium reichenowi strain SY57 chromosome 3, whole genome shotgun sequence, the genomic segment aattatttatatatttatatatttttttaaatatttttaagaaataaaaaataattaaagaaaataaaaattggATAATGAATAAAGCATCAAAAATGTGggtaatatatatatatatatatatatttatttattttaaaaagtaggtataaaaaaaaaaaaacttcatatgttaaaaaacagttgtattatatatcatatgaatgaatacatgacaaaaaaaattcttttattGTAAGGTtgttcatttaataaatatactCTTATATAGAAAATGTGTTTCATCATGTATGTATggaaattattatataataaataaaaagaaccatatcaatattttccatccatattaatgatattaaaaatatgtataatatttatttatgtgtCCCCTTAAATTAtctttcatatatataggtttatataattctatttttcaagaaaaaaaaaaaaaaaaaaaaaaaaaatgctATTCCCTTTATACACTTATAATTATACTTTAAGCATTTTATAAGTATTTTCAAATActaattttaaatataaatttttttttcaatttatTTGGCATACTGTTTGAAATGTTTtttaaaggaaaaaaaaaaaaaaaaaaaaaaagaattattatatattattatacatataataaaataaataaatgaacGATGAAacataaaagaaaaaatacaataaattaaaatatatcgatacatatatttatatatatatatatatatatatatatatttatttatattgatTCATATTAGATCATTCTGTTAATTAATTCGTTAATGTGAGCTTCTCTGTTTCCCCAGTCTCCTGGTCTTGGTTCGTTGAATGCATGTCTCTTTGCTTTGAATCCTTTTCTGGGTGgttttaatttaaatgcccataagaaattattaacttttttaaaaacagGTCCACAAGTATACAATTGATATACCATATCTTCAATTCCATgtacattatattttcctaAATGTTTTGAAATATCAGCATTGtcttgtattttttttcttgcATATCTTCTTACTTTTCCAACTCTTACATATCCTCTCttgtataataattttcttaCAGTCGATAAAGTGGGATATCCATAAGTAACATAAGGCTCAACAATTTTTAACATTTCTTTTGTTGCCTTATTTACCTTTACAAATACACCATTGTGTACTTGTAATAATCTTAATAAACGGAAAACAGATCTAACCTTTGGAGGCAATTTGTTAACACCCTTTAATCTTATAACAAATACAACTTTCTTTTCAGCTTCTCTATAAAAACAGTTGTTTTTTCTTGCCTCTCTTTTTAAttctataatttttttcctttcaCTTTCATATTCTTCTTCATACCTTAATGTTCTTTGTCGTAAGtcatttcttttctttttatttatctaaacaaaataaaataaggggtaacaaaatttttacagatacaatatataaatatatacacatatatacatatatacatatatatatatatatatatatatatatacaatttaatatgatataatataatattaaaaaatgaagataaaagagcaaaatattattcatataacAATTTAATATACACCTAATATGtgtacattattataattaatactattttttcttctttcttttttttcttccttACTAATTTCAATGTTTTTATCTTTTTGGCAGCTGCTTGTTTTAATTCCTTATTTTTGTTAACCTTCTTAGCTCTCAAACTAgtcatattttttcctaATTCATTTTCGACTTGATTTTCATACCTATCCTataattacaaaaaaaaaaaaaaaaagggggggggaaaagaaaaaaaaaaatatatatatatatatatatatatatatatgtatttata encodes:
- a CDS encoding 60S ribosomal protein L7, putative, which produces MADRYENQVENELGKNMTSLRAKKVNKNKELKQAAAKKIKTLKLINKKKRNDLRQRTLRYEEEYESERKKIIELKREARKNNCFYREAEKKVVFVIRLKGVNKLPPKVRSVFRLLRLLQVHNGVFVKVNKATKEMLKIVEPYVTYGYPTLSTVRKLLYKRGYVRVGKVRRYARKKIQDNADISKHLGKYNVHGIEDMVYQLYTCGPVFKKVNNFLWAFKLKPPRKGFKAKRHAFNEPRPGDWGNREAHINELINRMI